From a single Stackebrandtia endophytica genomic region:
- a CDS encoding M1 family metallopeptidase, translated as MTPRVRGVLVGAVSLAVMLTGCASESAPLVQSDEDDVAVDPNSGDLSAGESDPVTDPFYPEFGNADIDVLHYDLDLSYEPSNQVLTGTATLTIRPVVDAAEVAVDLAKPLMVSKVTVDDVEATFQHEQYDLVIDTAVTADQPVVARIEYSGVPQTVPAPAKRGDMSMGIGASTNAVTGALWSFQEPFGALTWYPVNDHPSDEALYDIAITVPDGYSGVASGKFVGQEGDTFHWTSSDPVASYVTTIAVDQYELTELTGPNGLPITLWTLPEYSEFMPVLERMPDMIEWLESRYGPYPFDSAGVVLVGGESAMETQEMITFSGDFINLPGVDADYVAGVVVHELAHQWFGNAVSPRDWSNLWLNEGAATYIEQMWNVDNGYTTESSVVSGWERDDEYLRMAYGPPGAADPDAFASSNSYVCPALMLHRMRDLLGGADKVDELLAAWVVEFDNRSVERDDFVAFVNEYTGTDHTAFIDEWLDSETTPE; from the coding sequence GTTCAGAGTGACGAGGACGACGTCGCCGTCGACCCCAACTCCGGGGACCTGAGTGCGGGCGAGAGTGACCCGGTCACCGATCCGTTCTATCCCGAGTTCGGCAACGCCGACATCGACGTCCTGCACTACGACCTGGATCTGTCCTATGAGCCGAGCAACCAGGTACTGACCGGGACGGCGACGTTGACGATTCGACCGGTGGTCGACGCCGCCGAGGTGGCGGTGGATCTGGCGAAACCGCTGATGGTCTCGAAGGTGACGGTCGACGACGTCGAGGCGACGTTTCAGCACGAACAGTACGACCTGGTGATCGACACCGCCGTGACCGCGGATCAACCGGTCGTGGCCCGGATCGAGTATTCCGGTGTGCCGCAGACGGTTCCGGCGCCGGCCAAGCGGGGCGACATGTCGATGGGCATCGGGGCGTCGACCAACGCCGTCACCGGTGCGCTGTGGAGTTTTCAGGAGCCGTTCGGCGCGTTGACCTGGTATCCGGTGAACGACCACCCGTCGGATGAGGCCCTCTACGACATCGCGATCACCGTCCCTGATGGATATTCGGGTGTGGCCAGTGGGAAATTCGTCGGACAGGAGGGCGACACGTTCCACTGGACGTCGTCCGATCCGGTCGCCAGTTACGTCACGACCATCGCGGTGGACCAGTACGAACTCACCGAATTGACCGGCCCCAATGGACTGCCGATCACACTGTGGACACTGCCGGAGTACTCGGAGTTCATGCCGGTGTTGGAACGCATGCCGGACATGATCGAGTGGTTGGAGAGCAGGTACGGCCCGTACCCGTTCGATTCGGCGGGCGTGGTGCTGGTCGGTGGTGAGTCGGCCATGGAGACCCAGGAGATGATCACCTTCTCCGGCGACTTCATCAATCTCCCCGGGGTCGACGCCGATTACGTCGCCGGGGTGGTGGTGCACGAGTTGGCGCACCAGTGGTTCGGTAACGCGGTGAGTCCGCGGGACTGGTCGAACCTGTGGTTGAACGAGGGTGCTGCGACCTATATCGAGCAGATGTGGAACGTCGACAACGGGTATACGACCGAGTCGAGTGTGGTGTCGGGTTGGGAACGCGACGACGAGTATCTGCGCATGGCGTACGGCCCACCCGGTGCCGCCGATCCGGACGCGTTCGCGTCGTCGAACTCGTACGTGTGTCCGGCGTTGATGCTCCATCGCATGCGGGATCTGCTGGGCGGTGCGGACAAGGTGGACGAACTGTTGGCGGCGTGGGTGGTGGAGTTCGACAACCGGTCGGTCGAGCGCGACGACTTCGTGGCATTCGTCAACGAGTACACCGGCACCGATCACACCGCGTTCATCGACGAGTGGCTCGACTCCGAGACGACTCCGGAGTAG
- a CDS encoding GntR family transcriptional regulator, which produces MANSSGSGPEAARVTDRIRNEILDGVRAPGSRLVERELADELGVSRVPVREALKALVAEGLVTLRPRTWAVVREFTSSDVADFTEVRGAFETLAFRLAAQRHSRDGLERLRAVLDAEFAAAEAGDAVAARRAAADFHEMVTELAGNRLLQEIGQMTRSRMRWFLGQHDDLIGVAHQHAELFDAIARRDLAEVERRAAEHLQSSMLFQQEHASRTTPDE; this is translated from the coding sequence ATGGCGAATTCTTCCGGCTCCGGCCCCGAGGCTGCGCGCGTCACCGATCGCATCCGCAATGAGATCTTGGACGGGGTCAGGGCGCCGGGCAGCAGGCTGGTGGAGCGTGAGCTCGCCGATGAACTGGGGGTCAGCCGGGTTCCGGTCCGGGAGGCGTTGAAGGCGCTGGTCGCCGAAGGGCTGGTGACGTTGCGGCCGCGCACCTGGGCGGTGGTGCGTGAGTTCACCTCCAGCGACGTCGCCGATTTCACCGAGGTGCGGGGGGCGTTCGAGACGCTGGCGTTTCGGTTGGCGGCCCAGCGGCATTCCCGGGACGGCCTGGAGCGGTTGCGCGCGGTGTTGGACGCCGAGTTCGCGGCGGCCGAGGCCGGCGACGCCGTCGCGGCACGTCGGGCGGCAGCGGACTTCCACGAGATGGTCACCGAATTGGCGGGTAATCGTCTTCTCCAGGAGATCGGGCAGATGACGCGCAGCCGGATGCGCTGGTTTCTCGGGCAACACGACGATCTGATCGGGGTCGCGCATCAGCACGCCGAACTGTTCGACGCGATCGCCCGCCGAGATCTCGCCGAGGTCGAACGTCGGGCGGCCGAGCATTTGCAGTCGAGCATGCTGTTCCAGCAGGAGCACGCTTCACGGACGACGCCCGATGAGTGA
- a CDS encoding amidohydrolase family protein — protein sequence MEKETLLVTNVRPWGAAAVDVLISGDTITEIRPASRQASTDETTTVVDGGGKLALPGFINAHAHVDKSWWGQPWVSYGGEATTQGRIAHERAQRDKYGIPSANGTERVLREFLRHGTTATRTHVDVDLGVALDGIANVRTAADRLGGAVEVEVVAFPQDGVIRRDGVLALLDAAADAGAHSIGGIDPCAIDRDPVAQLDGLFEIAERRGCGIDIHLHSGGDLAAFEYELIIDRTRRAGLTGKVNVSHGFGLGQLATDRQTALVEQFGELGISWTTVAPTNSAPLPWRTMLDRGMGLGLGTDGIRDLWSPYGDGDILQVALDFAKLHRVRYDEDFVGVAKLATSSAAPFVHRSVHDVTVGARADLVVIDAENVPDAIVRAPRRDLVIAGGRIVATDGEVTI from the coding sequence ATGGAGAAGGAAACCCTGCTCGTAACCAACGTGCGCCCCTGGGGCGCCGCCGCCGTGGACGTACTCATCAGCGGCGACACGATCACCGAGATACGCCCCGCCTCCCGGCAGGCGTCCACCGATGAGACCACCACGGTGGTCGACGGCGGCGGAAAACTCGCGCTGCCGGGCTTCATCAACGCCCACGCACACGTGGACAAGTCCTGGTGGGGTCAGCCGTGGGTCTCCTACGGCGGAGAGGCGACCACCCAGGGTCGCATCGCCCATGAACGCGCACAACGGGACAAGTACGGCATCCCCAGCGCCAACGGCACCGAACGGGTACTGCGGGAGTTCCTCCGCCACGGCACCACCGCGACCCGCACCCACGTCGACGTCGACCTCGGGGTCGCCCTCGACGGAATCGCCAACGTACGCACCGCCGCCGACCGGTTGGGCGGCGCGGTCGAGGTGGAGGTCGTCGCCTTCCCGCAGGACGGGGTGATCCGCCGCGACGGCGTCCTGGCGCTGCTCGACGCGGCCGCCGACGCCGGGGCACACAGCATCGGCGGTATCGACCCGTGCGCCATCGACCGCGACCCGGTGGCTCAACTCGACGGACTGTTCGAGATCGCCGAACGGCGCGGCTGCGGCATCGACATCCACCTCCACAGTGGTGGTGACCTGGCGGCGTTCGAGTACGAACTCATCATCGACCGCACCCGCCGGGCCGGACTGACCGGGAAGGTCAACGTCTCGCACGGGTTCGGGCTCGGACAGTTGGCGACCGACCGTCAGACGGCACTGGTCGAACAGTTCGGTGAACTGGGAATCTCCTGGACCACCGTGGCACCGACGAACTCGGCCCCGCTGCCGTGGCGCACCATGTTGGACCGGGGCATGGGACTGGGCCTGGGCACCGACGGCATCCGAGACCTGTGGTCGCCCTACGGCGACGGCGACATCCTGCAGGTCGCGCTCGACTTCGCCAAACTGCACCGCGTCCGTTACGACGAGGACTTCGTCGGGGTCGCGAAGCTGGCCACCAGTTCGGCCGCCCCATTCGTCCACCGCTCGGTTCACGACGTGACCGTCGGCGCGCGGGCCGACCTCGTCGTGATCGACGCCGAGAACGTCCCCGACGCGATCGTTCGCGCACCGCGCAGGGACCTGGTGATCGCCGGCGGTCGCATCGTGGCCACCGACGGAGAGGTGACGATCTGA
- a CDS encoding ankyrin repeat domain-containing protein: protein MGHPRRHRLIMAMAVGIGLMVAVTACSGSEPVADSSTSPTAVSPTTPEASTPTMNRTEATEALFEAAETGDVETARVALDNDADIEARGETDRTPLIVATRNNAVEVAILLLDNGADPDAKDGIEDSAFLYSGAEGLDEILLATLEHGADVASTNRFGGTALIPASEHGHVSTVKILLEAGVPVDHVNNSSWTALHEAIILGNGSADHVETVRLLIEGGADVTIPDGNGTSPRDLAAERGYGEMVSLIEAAM from the coding sequence ATGGGCCACCCGCGACGTCACCGACTCATCATGGCGATGGCGGTCGGCATCGGGTTGATGGTGGCCGTGACCGCCTGCTCCGGTTCGGAGCCGGTGGCCGACTCGTCCACCTCCCCCACCGCCGTGTCCCCGACGACCCCGGAGGCGAGTACCCCGACCATGAACCGAACCGAGGCAACCGAGGCACTGTTCGAGGCCGCCGAGACCGGTGACGTGGAGACGGCGCGGGTGGCACTGGACAACGATGCCGACATCGAGGCCCGTGGCGAAACCGACCGCACACCGTTGATCGTCGCAACCCGAAACAACGCCGTCGAGGTCGCGATCCTGTTGCTGGACAACGGTGCCGACCCCGATGCGAAGGACGGCATCGAGGACTCCGCGTTCCTCTACTCCGGCGCGGAAGGGCTCGACGAGATCCTGCTGGCGACCCTGGAGCACGGAGCCGATGTGGCCAGTACCAACCGGTTCGGTGGGACCGCGCTCATTCCCGCCAGCGAGCACGGGCACGTCAGTACGGTGAAGATCCTGTTGGAGGCGGGGGTTCCCGTCGATCACGTCAACAACTCGTCGTGGACCGCCCTACACGAGGCGATCATCCTGGGCAACGGCTCGGCCGACCACGTCGAGACCGTGCGGTTGTTGATCGAGGGCGGCGCCGACGTCACCATTCCCGACGGTAACGGCACCTCGCCGCGTGACCTCGCCGCCGAACGCGGATACGGCGAGATGGTCTCCTTGATCGAGGCCGCGATGTAG
- a CDS encoding MFS transporter: MAGESAWRTPGIPSLLAATAIGFSGFAVLLPTAPMQALELGAGAAGAGQVNAVLMLFTVVAQLSVPPLLRRFGWGPMFTVGLLLLGLPSLAMPTFTQMTGLLGMSGLRGLGFGVVTVCGSTAVAMLVPPALRGRAVGAYGLAIALPQFLLTPLAPMVMESTSFVVVCVIGGLPVAALPWVPRVARHLGMLRVPRGDSAVATSWPGLIGTLWPSILALIVITAGGGAVLTFATETLSDAGAAAWALAMFTGVATIGRWLIGGMADRWGPTRFIAPILLLGAMSFGVFGWSAAQGQIWLTLLASCGAGAAYGALQNLTLVEAFARGGEGSRARTSVAWNVGFDAGTGLGALTIGQLAGALTFSSSFGVMGVAVAVVAVLHGLLAIRPLRRSRRQSP, encoded by the coding sequence ATGGCGGGTGAGTCGGCGTGGAGGACTCCCGGCATCCCCTCCCTGTTGGCGGCGACCGCCATCGGATTCTCCGGCTTCGCGGTGTTGCTTCCGACCGCTCCGATGCAAGCGTTGGAGCTGGGCGCGGGCGCCGCCGGTGCCGGACAGGTCAACGCGGTGCTCATGTTGTTCACCGTGGTGGCACAGCTGTCGGTGCCGCCGCTGCTGCGCCGTTTCGGTTGGGGACCGATGTTCACCGTCGGGCTACTGCTTCTGGGACTGCCGTCGCTGGCGATGCCGACCTTCACGCAGATGACCGGCCTGCTGGGCATGTCGGGGTTGCGTGGCCTGGGGTTCGGAGTCGTGACCGTCTGCGGTTCGACGGCGGTGGCCATGCTGGTTCCGCCGGCGCTTCGCGGCCGAGCGGTGGGCGCTTACGGTCTGGCGATCGCACTGCCGCAGTTCCTGCTCACCCCGTTGGCGCCGATGGTGATGGAGTCGACCTCGTTCGTGGTCGTGTGCGTGATCGGTGGTCTTCCGGTGGCGGCGCTGCCCTGGGTGCCCCGGGTGGCACGGCATCTGGGAATGCTCCGGGTTCCCCGCGGTGACTCGGCGGTCGCGACGTCCTGGCCCGGGCTCATCGGTACACTGTGGCCGTCCATATTGGCGTTGATCGTCATCACCGCCGGCGGCGGTGCGGTGCTCACCTTCGCCACCGAGACGCTCAGCGACGCCGGAGCCGCGGCATGGGCGCTGGCCATGTTCACCGGTGTGGCGACCATCGGCCGCTGGCTGATCGGCGGGATGGCCGACCGCTGGGGGCCGACCCGGTTCATCGCACCGATACTTCTGTTGGGCGCCATGTCGTTCGGCGTGTTCGGATGGTCGGCGGCCCAGGGACAGATCTGGCTGACTCTGCTGGCGTCATGCGGGGCGGGAGCCGCCTACGGCGCGCTGCAGAACCTGACACTGGTCGAGGCGTTCGCGCGCGGCGGTGAGGGCTCCCGGGCCCGCACCAGCGTCGCGTGGAACGTCGGTTTCGACGCGGGTACCGGGCTCGGCGCGTTGACGATCGGGCAGCTGGCCGGAGCGTTGACGTTCTCCTCGTCGTTCGGCGTCATGGGTGTCGCGGTGGCCGTCGTCGCCGTCCTGCACGGGCTGCTGGCCATCCGGCCGCTGCGACGTTCGAGACGTCAGTCGCCGTGA
- a CDS encoding MFS transporter, whose translation MARATRTRRTDVGLSAAVASLRGNRPFQLLWLSNMFFFGGVWTQTLVLGWLAYQLTGSEFLVAVYTAARLAPMFLGPLAGVLADRFNRVRLLLLSCGWAVTAVSIVAMLATVDMLPYWALVAGGLAIGIAQSPSQPARAALVLELVGNGNLSNANALNSMALNMTQVIGPALGGAMIATVGAPAAIWISTGWYLLSLLLLLPLRGFGRIEATEHEPIFAMVTSGLRVIGRSRLAVAVLLVTLAANTLLWPVYQSFMPVFAEQSLNLDAAGLGALLTCAGIGGLVGSLIIAGLGDFRFKGAMFVLGTLTWGLLWALFSQAYNVPAAFALMGLVGLASAAFGVLQTTLLLMTTESRMHGRALGLQELAIGIMPLATLVLGQIAEHVGVPLTTLGASVLLVLALTVLMIRVPELLRFGRRLQTEPA comes from the coding sequence ATGGCGCGAGCTACCCGGACAAGACGCACCGACGTAGGCCTGTCGGCGGCGGTGGCCTCGCTACGGGGAAACCGTCCGTTTCAACTGCTGTGGTTGTCGAACATGTTCTTCTTCGGCGGCGTCTGGACACAGACCCTGGTACTGGGATGGCTGGCCTACCAACTGACCGGCTCCGAGTTCCTGGTAGCCGTCTACACCGCCGCCCGCCTCGCGCCCATGTTCCTCGGACCGCTGGCCGGTGTCCTCGCCGACCGGTTCAACCGAGTCCGACTGCTGCTGCTCAGCTGCGGCTGGGCGGTCACCGCCGTATCGATCGTGGCGATGCTGGCCACCGTCGACATGCTGCCGTACTGGGCGCTGGTCGCCGGAGGGTTGGCGATAGGCATCGCCCAGTCACCCTCCCAGCCCGCTCGGGCGGCGCTGGTCCTGGAACTGGTCGGCAACGGCAATCTGTCCAACGCCAACGCACTCAACTCCATGGCCCTGAACATGACGCAGGTCATCGGACCGGCACTGGGCGGCGCCATGATCGCGACCGTCGGGGCACCGGCGGCGATCTGGATCTCCACCGGTTGGTACCTGCTGTCCCTCCTGCTGCTGCTTCCACTGCGCGGCTTCGGTCGCATCGAGGCGACCGAGCACGAACCGATCTTCGCCATGGTCACCAGCGGGCTGCGGGTCATCGGCCGCAGCCGGCTCGCCGTCGCGGTGCTGCTGGTCACCCTTGCCGCCAACACTCTGCTGTGGCCGGTCTATCAGTCGTTCATGCCGGTGTTCGCCGAGCAGTCCCTCAACCTGGACGCCGCCGGTCTCGGAGCCCTGTTGACCTGCGCGGGCATCGGTGGACTGGTGGGATCGCTCATCATCGCCGGGCTTGGTGACTTCCGCTTCAAAGGCGCCATGTTCGTCCTCGGGACCCTGACCTGGGGGCTACTGTGGGCCCTGTTCTCCCAGGCGTACAACGTCCCGGCCGCCTTCGCCCTGATGGGTCTGGTCGGACTCGCCAGCGCGGCGTTCGGAGTTCTTCAGACCACACTGCTGCTGATGACCACCGAGTCGCGCATGCACGGCCGGGCACTCGGCCTGCAGGAGCTCGCCATCGGAATCATGCCGCTGGCCACCCTGGTGTTGGGCCAGATCGCCGAACACGTCGGAGTGCCGTTGACCACCCTCGGCGCCAGTGTCCTGCTCGTCCTCGCGTTGACCGTGTTGATGATTCGGGTGCCCGAACTCCTGCGGTTCGGTCGCCGGCTGCAGACCGAACCCGCCTGA
- a CDS encoding FAD-dependent monooxygenase, translating to MRIAVIGAGIGGLVVAAGLQSGGHEVALYERRDEPGAIGAGLTLFGNAFAALDAVGLGNVVRGVSGDMFGRLRSGQRTPSGSWLVSVPPSEATTARSLHRADLHAALVAELDRGTLHPNSRALVSAEGEPEVSVDGRTERFDLVVGADGIRSEARRTWGLDPGVRYAGYTAWRGVTAPAEVLSDEVRQATSETWGRGARFGIVPLPDRRVYWFATLSTPAGAAFEDQHRVLCDRFGSWHRPIDDLLASTPPEAVLRHDIYDLAAMPTRFVTGRGVLLGDAAHAMTPDLGQGAGQAIEDAATLVVLLRRVRDSGPVLDRALAEYDAVRRRRTTALWRQSRLTGMIAQQAHPVAVAIRNALMRATPSALMVHTATRLQRWSPPESVDEI from the coding sequence ATGCGGATCGCGGTAATCGGTGCGGGGATCGGCGGCCTGGTTGTTGCCGCCGGGCTACAGTCCGGCGGCCATGAGGTGGCCCTATACGAACGGCGTGACGAACCCGGCGCCATCGGGGCTGGTCTGACCCTGTTCGGAAACGCCTTCGCGGCGTTGGACGCGGTCGGCCTCGGGAATGTGGTTCGGGGCGTCAGCGGCGACATGTTCGGCCGGTTGCGGTCCGGACAGCGCACCCCCTCCGGTTCGTGGTTGGTGTCGGTCCCGCCGTCGGAGGCCACCACCGCGCGTAGTCTCCATCGCGCCGACCTGCACGCCGCCCTGGTCGCCGAACTCGATCGGGGCACCCTGCATCCGAACAGTCGAGCCCTGGTGTCCGCCGAGGGCGAACCCGAGGTGTCGGTGGACGGACGAACCGAACGGTTCGATCTGGTCGTCGGCGCCGATGGAATCCGCAGTGAGGCGCGCCGGACGTGGGGACTGGACCCGGGCGTGCGTTACGCCGGATACACGGCCTGGCGGGGTGTGACCGCGCCGGCCGAGGTCCTGTCCGACGAGGTTCGACAGGCCACGAGTGAGACCTGGGGACGCGGAGCGCGGTTCGGGATCGTTCCGTTGCCGGACCGGCGGGTCTACTGGTTCGCCACGCTCTCGACACCGGCCGGGGCCGCCTTCGAGGACCAACATCGGGTGCTGTGTGATCGGTTCGGTTCCTGGCACCGGCCGATTGACGACCTGTTGGCCTCCACGCCGCCGGAAGCCGTGCTCCGCCATGACATCTACGACCTGGCGGCGATGCCGACCCGGTTCGTGACCGGGCGCGGCGTGCTGCTCGGCGACGCGGCGCACGCGATGACGCCGGATCTCGGGCAGGGCGCCGGGCAGGCGATCGAAGACGCGGCGACCCTGGTGGTGTTGTTGCGGCGGGTGCGCGATAGCGGTCCGGTTCTCGATCGGGCCCTGGCCGAGTACGACGCGGTTCGGCGTCGGCGGACCACGGCTCTGTGGCGGCAGTCTCGCCTCACCGGGATGATCGCGCAGCAGGCTCACCCGGTCGCGGTGGCGATCCGGAACGCGCTGATGCGGGCGACACCGTCGGCGTTGATGGTGCACACCGCCACCAGATTGCAGCGATGGTCTCCGCCGGAGAGTGTCGACGAGATCTGA
- a CDS encoding TetR/AcrR family transcriptional regulator → MSNRRSRIARAGIRILASRGVRALTHRAIDEDLDLPPGSTSYYARTRRDLINLIVQRLSTQALEELAAHTFPDRLTVDEAVTMAMTTLDTTAQRSEEHTARLLLLLECRNDTEIRAALTTFPTVNAALVEGTRSILERLGIDEPHRHAPDLLGLVDAMLMQRIIQSTPMDERAVLRAYLTGLPHTSRDSMVDG, encoded by the coding sequence GTGAGCAATCGACGATCCCGGATAGCCCGGGCGGGCATTCGAATACTGGCCTCCCGCGGAGTGCGCGCGCTGACGCACCGGGCCATCGACGAGGACCTGGACCTGCCACCGGGATCGACCTCGTATTACGCCCGCACCCGCCGTGACCTCATCAACCTCATCGTCCAGCGACTATCCACACAGGCGCTGGAGGAGCTCGCCGCGCACACCTTTCCCGACCGCCTCACCGTCGATGAGGCCGTGACCATGGCGATGACCACCCTCGACACCACCGCCCAACGGTCCGAGGAACACACCGCCCGATTGCTGCTACTGCTGGAGTGCCGCAACGACACCGAGATACGCGCGGCACTGACGACCTTCCCCACCGTGAACGCCGCGCTCGTGGAGGGGACCCGCTCAATCCTGGAACGGCTCGGCATCGACGAACCGCACCGCCACGCCCCCGACCTCCTCGGGCTGGTCGACGCGATGCTGATGCAGCGAATCATCCAGTCGACGCCGATGGACGAACGTGCCGTCCTCCGCGCCTATCTCACCGGACTGCCACACACGTCACGCGACTCGATGGTGGATGGTTGA
- a CDS encoding YidC/Oxa1 family membrane protein insertase, with the protein MNIYEFAPLEALIKAAYWLVTSLTGLLEPLVGDNGAALAIILLSIGLRILLIPVGRSQVKASLVRQRLAPKIAELRKHHGDDPRQLQPKIMELYAEEKASPMAGCLPLLAQTPFLMAVYGLFILPTIGGQPNELLDHAFLGISLDTGLIGQISTGGITLLSGAVFLTIVVVIAVVAQASRRQLAPTVAPEPASRQPGIPDLSGLTRVLSFVPFITAVVAAFVPLAAALYLATTTIWTFVERLILNRVLGAATSPLEGTRD; encoded by the coding sequence GTGAACATCTACGAATTCGCACCCCTTGAAGCCTTGATCAAAGCCGCGTATTGGCTGGTGACGAGCCTGACCGGGCTACTGGAACCTCTCGTCGGCGATAACGGCGCGGCGTTGGCGATCATCCTCCTGTCGATCGGGCTCCGCATTCTGCTCATACCGGTCGGCAGGTCACAGGTGAAGGCGAGTCTGGTACGGCAGCGTCTCGCCCCGAAGATCGCCGAGCTGCGGAAACACCACGGCGACGACCCGCGACAACTGCAACCGAAGATCATGGAGCTGTATGCCGAGGAGAAGGCATCGCCGATGGCGGGTTGCCTCCCGCTACTGGCGCAGACACCATTCCTGATGGCGGTCTACGGACTGTTCATCCTCCCCACCATCGGTGGGCAACCCAACGAGCTCCTCGATCACGCATTCCTCGGGATCTCACTGGACACGGGCCTGATCGGACAGATCAGCACGGGCGGCATCACCCTGCTGTCCGGCGCGGTGTTCCTCACCATCGTGGTCGTGATCGCGGTGGTCGCCCAGGCGTCGCGTCGGCAATTGGCGCCCACCGTGGCCCCCGAACCCGCCTCACGCCAACCGGGGATTCCCGACCTCTCCGGACTGACCCGAGTCCTGAGCTTCGTCCCGTTCATCACGGCCGTGGTCGCCGCGTTCGTTCCGTTGGCCGCGGCCCTCTACCTGGCCACGACCACCATCTGGACCTTCGTCGAACGTCTGATCCTCAACCGGGTACTCGGCGCCGCCACCTCCCCGCTCGAGGGCACCCGGGACTGA